Below is a genomic region from Thermostichus vulcanus str. 'Rupite'.
TACAGCACAGCAATCCACACTGAGTTATGAGAACTGTTGTTGATCCGCTTTTTTTCTCAGTAGCGACTGCTAGGCAGACAATTTCTTGCGACTCAGACTGGATTGCTATATTCAGAACCAATAGAATCAGCTACTGCCCCTGCTGTTGTGTAGCTCGGCGCAGCTCACTGGCCATTTCCATAAACTCTCGCGGATTGCCCGCAGTGCCATAGGAAGCCCGGTCTTTTACCTTCTTGCCGCTGCCTTGACGAGTGCGGATATTCAACAAGGAACTGGCCATTTCCATGAACTTAGCAGGATTTCCCTCACTGCTGGCCCGCGTTGAGGAGCCCCGTCCGCCACGAGTGATCGCCATAAGTGCCCCGATTCTCAGAAATGAAATGCTTGTTTATATCTTCCCACAAGGGATCCGGGATCCACCAGACCCGATGCTTCATCTTGTTAAGCAGGTTCGAGGTGGGGTTAGCGAGGGGTGGTCTTCTCTTGGGTAAAGCGATGGGTTAGCCAGATGGGCAGCACAGTCAAGCTAATCACCCCCAAAGCCACCACATTGATCACCGGGCGCTGTCGGGGCTTGGTTAGTTGGCTAAATACCCAAATCGGCAACGTTTGTTGCTGCCCAGCGGTGAAGGTGGTGACGATGATCTCATCAAAAGACAGGGCAAAAGCCAGCAGGGATCCCGCCAGTAGGGCTGTGGCCAGTTCCGGTAAGAGGATGTAACGAAAGGTTTGCAGAGGATTGGCCCCCAAGTCCGCAGAGGCTTCCAGTTGTGAGCGACCCATGCGGCGAAAGCGGGCCAGCACGTTGTTGTATACCACCACCAAGCAAAAGGTGGCATGACCGATGACAATCGTCCAAAAGCTAAAGGGAATGTGCAGTAAATTGATTGCCGAGCGCAGAGCAATGCCGGAGACAATCCCCGGTAAAGCAATCGGCAACAGCACCAAAAAAGAAATCGTTTCACGACCAAAAAATTGACTGCGATAGACTGCCGCTGCTGCCAGGGATCCCAGCACCACGGCCACCCCTGTAGCCACCAGTGCCACCCGCACCGATAAAAACAAAGCTCGCCAAATATCCGCCCGTCCCCAAGCCACTGCAAACCAATGCCATGTCAGCCCCGGCAACGGAAAGCGCAGGGTGGCTTCATCAGGAGTAAAGGCATAAAGGATGATCACCAGCAACGGCAGATGGAGAAAGAGCAGCACCGCCCCTGACAGCATTAGCCAAGGCCATTGGGAGAGGGACAAACCGGCGCGATGGGGGGATGTCATGTCCAGTGAAGAATCACGTCAGGAATGAACTAGAGGTACCCTTTATCTTGTAAATATTGCATCACCTGATGAACATTTTCGGAGATGCTGTGTTCGGCCGTTTTGCAAATCACTTCCGGGTGGTCTGGCGGTTCGTAAGGATCGTCGATGCCAGTAAAGTTCTGGATCAACCCGGCTCGCGCTTTTTGGTAAAGTCCTTTCACATCCCGGCTTTCGCACACCGCCAGCGGCGCATCCACAAACACTTCGATAAAGTCGCCAATCTGCTGACGCACTTCCTGCCGTACCGCTCGGTAGGGGGAAATGGCCGAAACCAGCACGATCACCCCCTGTCGGGTCAAAAGTCCTGCTACAAAGCCAATGCGGCGAATGTTCTCATCCCGATCCCCCTTGCTAAAGCCCAGCCCTTTGGTGAGATGTTGCCGCACCACATCCCCGTCTAGCACCTCCACCGGCAACCCCCAAGCCCGCAACTGTTGCGCCACGCCCCGACTCAGGGTGGTTTTGCCCGCTCCACTCAGCCCTGTAAACCATACGGTAACCCCCCGCCGCGACATTTATTTATATGGATCCCTTATCCTTGAGCCTCGCCAGAATATCATCCCAATGACCCTCCGGGTCGTGCGGAGCACGATCGCCTCAGTGGGACGGAGTTTCTAAAGCCCAGTGATACACTCAAAGGATTGTGTATCTTACCCACACTTCAGTACCTCTGAGCTATGTCACCCCTGACTTCTACCCTTGCTGACACCACCACCGGATCCCGGACAACCGCCGAGCTGTTTGCTGACCATGTGATGTCCACCTATGGGCGCTATCCCCTGACGTTGGTGCGCGGGCAGGGGTGTCGCGTTTGGGATGACCAGGGGCGCGAGTATCTTGATTTTGTTGCCGGTATTGCCACCTGCACCTTGGGCCATGCTCACCCGGTTTGGATTCAGGCGCTGACAGAACAGGCACAACGACTGCACCACATTTCCAACCTCTACTACAATCCCCCGCAAGCGCAACTGGCCCAATGGTTGACCCAACATTCTTGTGCCGACAAGGTGTTTTTCTGCAACTCTGGCGCGGAGGCCAATGAAGGGGCAATCAAGTTGGCCCGTAAATACGCCCACACCGTGCGTGGGATCCCAGATCCGGTGATTCTCACCGCTCATGCCAGTTTTCATGGCCGTACCCTAGCCACCGTCACCGCCACCGGCCAGCCCAAGTACCAAAAAGACTTTGCCCCCCTTGTCCCCGGTTTTGCCTATATCCCCTACAACGACATGGAGGGCACTGAGGCCGTCTTGAACCAATGGGGCGAACGGGTCTGCGCTGTGCTACTGGAGCCGCTCCAGGGAGAAG
It encodes:
- the cysC gene encoding adenylyl-sulfate kinase, which encodes MSRRGVTVWFTGLSGAGKTTLSRGVAQQLRAWGLPVEVLDGDVVRQHLTKGLGFSKGDRDENIRRIGFVAGLLTRQGVIVLVSAISPYRAVRQEVRQQIGDFIEVFVDAPLAVCESRDVKGLYQKARAGLIQNFTGIDDPYEPPDHPEVICKTAEHSISENVHQVMQYLQDKGYL
- a CDS encoding ABC transporter permease, giving the protein MLSGAVLLFLHLPLLVIILYAFTPDEATLRFPLPGLTWHWFAVAWGRADIWRALFLSVRVALVATGVAVVLGSLAAAAVYRSQFFGRETISFLVLLPIALPGIVSGIALRSAINLLHIPFSFWTIVIGHATFCLVVVYNNVLARFRRMGRSQLEASADLGANPLQTFRYILLPELATALLAGSLLAFALSFDEIIVTTFTAGQQQTLPIWVFSQLTKPRQRPVINVVALGVISLTVLPIWLTHRFTQEKTTPR
- a CDS encoding aspartate aminotransferase family protein, producing the protein MSPLTSTLADTTTGSRTTAELFADHVMSTYGRYPLTLVRGQGCRVWDDQGREYLDFVAGIATCTLGHAHPVWIQALTEQAQRLHHISNLYYNPPQAQLAQWLTQHSCADKVFFCNSGAEANEGAIKLARKYAHTVRGIPDPVILTAHASFHGRTLATVTATGQPKYQKDFAPLVPGFAYIPYNDMEGTEAVLNQWGERVCAVLLEPLQGEGGVLPGDPAYFQWLRQVCTQRGILLILDEVQVGMGRTGMLWGHCNLGVEPDIFTLAKGLAGGIPIGALLAKDFCAVFQPGDHASTFGGNPLACAVGLAVCRTLMLESLVWNAQQTGAYLRQGLSRLAERFPQLIQQVRGWGLIQGLQVRIPASEVVKAAMDAGLLLVPAGPQVVRFVPPLIVTPAEIDQALALLESALQGLAAAHPRA